A genomic region of Phragmites australis chromosome 2, lpPhrAust1.1, whole genome shotgun sequence contains the following coding sequences:
- the LOC133904949 gene encoding uncharacterized protein LOC133904949 — protein sequence MEPRVGNKYRLGRKLGSGSFGEIYLGTNVQTNEEVAIKLETVKTKHPQLLYESKLYRILQGGTGIPNIKWFGVEGDYNVLVMDLLGRSLEDLFSFCNRKLSLKTVLMLADQMINRVEYVHIKSFLHRDIKPDNFLMGLGKRANQVYMIDFGLAKKYRDTSTHQHIPYRENKNLTGTARYASVNTHLGIEQSRRDDLESLGYVLMYFLKGSLPWQGLKAGTKKQKYEKISERKIATSIEALCRGYPTEFISYFHYCRSLRFEDVPDYQYLKRLFRDLFIREGFQFDYVFDWTILKYQQSQMTSAPPRAMAAAAGQSSGMAPMANNNRLSEGRRSGWSDDPLRRQVPPAGINAGSLSKQKSPVRQELSTSKDAVFSSSTFLGRSSGSLRHPAVSSSRELQTSEAEQSCSRTPDASPGAFQRNAPPRRTSQMLDYSDPRHSPSGKVISNTKNLESTLRGIQGLNFDANDRIHF from the exons ATGGAGCCGCGCGTGGGCAACAAGTACCGCCTCGGGCGCAAGCTCGGGAGCGGCTCGTTCGGCGAGATCTACCTCG GTACTAATGTGCAGACCAACGAGGAGGTCGCAATTAAGCTG GAAACTGTGAAGACAAAGCATCCTCAGTTGCTGTATGAGTCAAAGCTGTATAGGATACTGCAGGGCGGAA CTGGAATTCCAAACATCAAGTGGTTTGGTGTTGAAGGTGACTACAATGTTCTTGTTATGGACCTCTTGGGGCGAAGCCTTGAAGACCTTTTCAGCTTTTGCAACAGAAAACTGTCCCTAAAGACTGTTTTGATGCTTGCTGATCAGATG ATCAACCGAGTTGaatatgttcatataaagtCCTTCTTGCACCGAGATATTAAGCCAGACAATTTTCTCATGGGCCTTGGGAAGAGAGCAAATCAG GTATACATGATTGATTTTGGACTGGCAAAGAAATACAGGGACACTTCAACACACCAGCACATTCCATACAG AGAGAACAAAAATTTGACTGGGACAGCACGATATGCGAGTGTAAACACCCATCTCGGAATTG AACAAAGCAGGAGGGATGATCTGGAATCTCTTGGATATGTACTCATGTACTTCTTAAAAGGAAG CCTTCCCTGGCAGGGTCTAAAAGCTGGGACCAAGAAACAGAAGTATGAGAAAATTAGTGAAAGGAAGATTGCTACTTCAATTGAG GCTCTCTGTCGTGGATACCCTACTGAATTTATATCCTACTTCCATTACTGCCGTTCGCTACGTTTTGAAGATGTGCCTGACTATCAATACCTGAAGAGATTGTTCAGAGACCTTTTTATTCGAGAGG GATTTCAGTTTGATTATGTTTTCGACTGGACCATTCTTAAGTACCAGCAGTCACAAATGACCAGTGCTCCACCACGTGCTATG GCTGCAGCAGCAGGTCAAAGCTCCGGCATGGCTCCAATGGCAAATAATAATAGACTGTCAG AGGGAAGGAGAAGTGGGTGGTCAGATGATCCTTTACGACGTCAGGTTCCACCTGCAGGAATAAATGCAGGCAGCTTGTCAAAGCAGAAATCCCCAGTTAGACAAGAGCTATCCACATCAAAAGATGCTGTG TTCTCTAGTTCGACATTTTTGGGCCGGTCAAGCGGATCCTTGAGGCATCCTGCTGTTTCTAGTAGCCGAGAACTGCAAACCAGTGAAGCTGAACAGTCGTGCAGTCGTACACCAGATGCAAGCCCGGGGGCGTTCCAAAGAAATGCTCCCCCGCGTAGGACATCGCAGATGCTTGACTACTCGGATCCCAGGCATTCGCCGTCTGGCAAGGTCATATCTAACACCAAGAACTTGGAGTCTACTTTAAGGGGCATCCAAGGCCTAAATTTCGATGCCAATGATAGGATCCACTTCTAG